One genomic segment of Coffea arabica cultivar ET-39 chromosome 6e, Coffea Arabica ET-39 HiFi, whole genome shotgun sequence includes these proteins:
- the LOC140009792 gene encoding uncharacterized protein — MASDNVSTSQPSSATVAVALPFAKPFPDVSKIEIFANENFKRWQERVHSLLDIHGVAYAFTEPQPSAIADAKTQEAWQYANKSKEAKAIWEALVTKFTAEDATKQKFVVGKYNQWQMTDDKEMKIQITKYQMLLEDLKNEDINLPEKFAVGMLIEKLPESWADYKNNLKHKEKNYTMDELVRHILIEDSNKRELRATKAKEMAYKANLVQSNNKRLNKGDKANGNPPKVHLTEGDDIIAAVISQVNIAANVKEWVVDSGATRHICANREAFSSYTPIGDNEEVVYLGDSRTANVLGKSKVFLKLTSGKTLALNDVLHMPNIRANLVSVALQGKVGVKVSFEFGKIIMTKNNVFMGKGYCNQGLFVLNISNVINENASSSAYIIDSISLWHARLGHVNMSYIKKMQSCGLISGVNDKMDKCEICAEAKLTKRNCISIQRETELPDIAYAVCRLSRYIHNPNREHRFALVRLMKYLRGTINFGILYSGFPTVLEGYNDANWISDPNDTKSTSGYVFTLGGGAVAWKSARQTIIARSTMESEFIALELTGSEADWLRNFLVNISPIKDLLPPVSIHCDSQAAIAIAKNKSYNCKSRHMRLRHDVVKQLLKDGIISIDFVKLELNLADPLTKPVGRKLILQTTREMGLRPTVVNKDGNPTYVIGNPMK; from the exons atGGCATCTGACAATGTTAGCACCTCACAGCCTTCATCAGCAACTGTTGCAGTGGCACTACCATTCGCCAAGCCTTTTCCGGATGtatccaaaattgaaattttcgcaaatgaaaattttaaaagatggCAAGAACGTGTGCACTCTCTACTTGACATCCATGGAGTAGCTTATGCGTTCACTGAACCTCAACCTTCTGCAATTGCGGATGCCAAGACTCAAGAAGCATGGCAATATGCCAATAAGAGCAAAGAAGCCAAGGCAATTTGGGAAGCCTTGGTAACAAAGTTTACTGCCGAAGATGCAACCAAACAAAAATTCGTCGTAGGAAAATACAACCAATGGCAAATGACTGATGACAAGGAGATGAAAATTCAAATCACCAAATATCAAATGCTGCTAGAGGacttgaaaaatgaagacaTCAATCTTCCTGAGAAATTCGCTGTAGGCATGCTGATTGAAAAGCTACCTGAGTCATGGGCCGACTATAAAAACAACTTGAAACACAAGGAGAAAAATTATACCATGGATGAGCTCGTGAGGCACATCCTCATTGAGGATTCAAACAAAAGGGAGTTGAGAGCTACCAAGGCAAAGGAGATGGCTTACAAAGCCAATCTGGTGCAAAGCAATAATAAAAG ACTTAATAAAGGTGACAAAGCAAATGGTAATCCTCCTAAGGTGCACTTAACCGAAGGAGATGATATAATTGCTGCTGTCATCTCTCAAGTGAACATTGCAGCTAATGTCAAAGAGTGGGTGGTAGACTCTGGGGCTACTCGGCACATATGTGCAAATCgagaagcattttcctcctatACTCCTATAGGGGATAATGAGGAAGTAGTCTACCTTGGTGACTCACGAACTGCTAATGTTTTGGGTAAGAGCAAAGTATTCTTGAAACTCACTTCAGGAAAAACTTTGGCTCTCAATGATGTACTGCATATGCCCAACATTCGGGCAAATCTGGTTTCCGTAGCATTGCAAGGAAAAGTTGGAGTGAAAGTGTCATTTGAATTTGGAAAGATTATAATGACAAAAAATAATGTATTTATGGGCAAGGGCTATTGTAATCAGGGACTCTTTGTACTTAACATTTCCAATGTGATCAATGAGAATGCTTCTTCTTCTGCTTATattattgattcaatttctttaTGGCATGCAAGATTAGGACATGTTAATATGAGttatataaagaaaatgcaatctTGTGGCCTGATTTCTGGTGTTAATGATAAAATGGATAAATGTGAGATATGTGCAGAAGCAAAATTAACAAAGAGAAATTGTATATCTATCCAAAGAGAAACTGAACT ACCGGATATAGCATATGCTGTATGTAGACTGAGTAGATATATTCACAATCCCAATCGTGAGCATCGGTTTGCACTAGTCAgactaatgaaatatttgagaggtACCATAAATTTTGGTATCCTGTATAGTGGATTTCCCACTGTATTAGAGGGTTACAATGATGCTAACTGGATCTCTGATCCAAATGATACAAAATCCACTAGTGGTTATGTGTTCACCCTTGGTGGTGGTGCGGTAGCATGGAAATCAGCCAGACAGACAATTATTGCTCGGTCAACTATGGAATCGGAGTTCATAGCTCTGGAGTTAACTGGCTCTGAGGCAGATTGGTTAAGAAATTTCTTAGTCAATATTTCTCCTATTAAGGATCTGTTGCCTCCTGTATCTATACACTGTGACAGTCAAGCGGCCATAGCTATTGCAAAAAATAAGTCTTATAATTGTAAAAGTCGACACATGAGATTAAGACATGATGTCGTAAAGCAGCTGCTTAAAGATGGAATAATTTCCATTGATTTTGTGAAATTAGAATTGAATTTGGCCGATCCTCTGACTAAACCTGTAGGAAGAAAATTAATTCTTCAAACTACAAGGGAAATGGGACTTAGGCCAACAGTAGTCAATAAAGATGGTAACCCAACCTATGTGATTGGTAATCCCATGAAATAG